AAGTAGTATTAAAGTTTTGGATGATTTAATATCGGGTGAGTATCAAACATTCAATTGGAAATGCAGGACATGTTTTATCATTTTTCTTGCTAAACTAATGAAGAAATAGGTAGGGGAATAGTCTATCCCGATACAATAACAGTATTAATGGCCTCATCAGTATGGTGGCTCTGATGTCACTACCTCCCCTACATTTTTGTGAGACGAGCATGGGAATATGTGTGTTCACGTGCTtgttttgtacaaaatatgtttttttatttcattttcaaattGATTTTAATGTCCTGGGTATTGTGAAGCCCTACTCATTGTTGTATAGGAGACAATaccgaaaatatattttgtactctAATTTAATTTTCTCAACATCGTGTGCAAAACAAACACGTGAATATTTTCTATCAAAAATGTGTATTCCCGCACTTGTACGGTAAGAGCTTTCAGGTCAAAATTACTCCAGCAAAGCCTTGTTGATGACTTCATCCATATCCCTACTAaattgtgatgtaaaaatatttatttgctgacctaactttattttttatcacttcaaaaattgcAAACCTAGCTTTTAGGAAAATGAGCCATTTTTCCAGTACCTACCTAACGTAACAAACAAAATGCTCATAAAAAAACAATTGCCAATCACAAACTTTTAAAAGCTATAAAAAACCACTTACCTTTCTTGACTTTATAGTAGTAATCATTTACTTTCAATATTCATTTTGTATACCTATATTAAATTTACGGCAAAAAAATTTGACTTCCATTTTATTCATTCTGTATCGCGAAACATGAAACGTCGCTCTCCTGATCATGACAATTACAACCACAATACTTATTCTAACATTATATTAATTCAGTATATATAAACACCACCTTGCTCTTCTCTCATGACTACTACATACTTTACCACACAAATCCAATAAATTCCTTACTGTCTATTAAATACTTATTGTTTACTTATTTATTCGctttataaaaatattccatTCCATGTACATATTACTTTACTCCTACTCATACGACAGATACTATCGCTCCAAAATTCACaatcatttgtatttattttcacacTCCTATTTAGTCTTCAACTATCATTAATATTACATACCATATTCTTCTTCATTACTCCATTCAAGTTTGTTATCATTGGCCAACTTACATTATGTCATTCTCCCTACTTTCTTTTCAACCAATCAAGTAGGTATGGTATCACGTATTGAACTTGACCCACTAGATGAATGCAGCATAGTCGTTGAAGAGAAATGTCGCGACGTATCTGTAACTTTGCCACGCCACTATTATCCCTTGTACTGCAACAGGTTCCGAGGATAAGGAGCTGGCCTCCCTTGCAGAGGAAGAGAGGGCGGGGTACGTGGAGAGGATCCGTGACCTCGAGGCACAGGTATAGTGCGTGCCCCTGATCTGCACTGTTACTCTTGTTCTAATACGTGAATATTGAAATGATATCAGAAGTGTAACGAGCTCGTGGTCGGGGAAGACAGACCACTGCGGGCTTCGTAGCAGGTGTTTCGTGTGTGTCGCAGCTGCGGCACGCCCTGGTTCCCGAGGCCCCCGGAGGGGACTGCAGCGAGGTGGTGGTGGAGGTGTCGGCGGGCGTGGGCGGCCAGGAGGCCATGCTGTTTGCCCACGAGCTGTTCCACATGTACCGCTGCTACGCCGACCACAAGGGCTGGCAGGCGCAGGTGGCAGAGCTGGAGCAGTCTGACCTCGGTGCGTGCCTGCCGGCTCCCGCGCTCCCGGGCATGCCGTCTGGATCGTGAGCGCTGCCACCACCTCGGGAAGTCCACCCCTCTAGCGTGTTGCGTCTGTCACTAAGATATATCACAGTGTTGTCAATTCTGTTACGTCTTTAAAAGTAGGGCTGTTCTGATGTTACTATTGGATATCGGCCGATATTCATCTCTCGACAATACCAAGGTATCCGCACAGGCATCTAAAGTATtgggaaaaaaatacattgacaacTCTTGAGTTTTATTAATAGTTGCTGTGTTGTTTgttataattttagtaatagtgtttttgaattattttaacaactttttaaagataaatcttaaaatttatcGTCTTAGTCATTGTTTAACTACAAGTAAATAGATCTGAAGATGTTTCCTTAATACGTAAATAAATGTGGATAACcatcaatgaacttgctttgcatttaaatttttaaataatgacattCTCAAACATATTTATGAAAGTTCATGcttcaattatttattcatatagtTTCgtcagtatttttaaaaattgatacatATTAGTATCAGGTAAGGGTGGTGGTATCAGAATATCATGAAAAGATGATTTGGAAAATTTTCCAATTAAAAGTtcagtttgttttattttcattatgtatTTGGCAAGAGGAGGATATAAACGCAGTAGCAGACATATTATAATACTTTATCAGTTCATTTGTCATTATGAAATGCAATGGCGAAGTCAATCAAAAAAGACACTAATTTTCATTTCTGTAATTCAGTAATTCTATTTGTCTACTttaggttaaattttattttgtgatgtaaacagctctctctctatatatatgtatacctatGTATATTTACCACACATGTGACGGACCTCAGACAAACTGAAGTGTAAAgagaaaaatgaattttttttaaattcaaatttctcAATGATACAAATGCagtactataaaaataaattttgttgctTAGTTTACTAGTATACtggaaaaaaacatatataatacaATTGGCCCTATAATCttatattacaatataaataattatttcattataaatatatatatatttttttaaagtttagtttagtttaacaTGACACTGGTTTAACATGTTAAAAGTGAACAGATTACTCACTTTCTGCCAAGAAATCCTGGTTAGAATCTGGGCGTGACTGCCCCCATTTTTTGAAGTGAGTAACATGGTAGATGTTTCACTGACATGGTAGGTATTCTCAGAGTTCTCCTATTTTCCCCGTCACGTTTATTGTGTCAGTACTTCAATTTGGATCATCACCCTTTATTTACTGTAATGATCTTGATGGGGATCATGTCCATAATTTATTGGTTCAATGTTGTAATTATTTGCCAGGTTATTTATTCGAAAATTGAAAGTGACATTATTCTAATTTCTAGTCATGTGTTTCATATAAATATGCAATAAAAGAAGGTAATCCAGAAAACAATCCATAACTCATTGGCTGAGAAATCACTCTTCTAAGGTGTCAGTATTTCCTCCTGTTAATGCCCTTCCTTTATGTGAATCAGTTTATTAGTGCTGAGTCATGTGGTTCTGAAGTCCGCCATGAACATAGCCATcaggttggttttttttttttcatgcattttCAGCGTAACATCCTGACTTAAGGTTCTTCGTGGCTTAACTGAGTCTTTAACCGCTCGAGTACCGATCGAACTAGCTGCACGTCTGACGAACAGGGCAGCGAGTGGACCGAGACGAGGGTGTTGGCGTGGGCCGCCAGGTGGGCTGCGGCACGCCAGCCTGCTGGTGTGCGGGGACCAGGCCTACCAACACCTCAGGCACGAGGCGGGCGTCCATCGCGTGCAGAGGGTCCCAGCCACGGAGAAGTCTGGGCGCGTGCACACCAGCACCGTGACGGTGGCCACTCTGCCCCAGCCGGCCGAGGTACAGTTTCTTTGCCTCTGTCTTGCCGTCTGCTGGTCGCACCACCGGCTCTTTAGACAATTTTTGTACTCTTCCATTTGTAACACTGTATACAATTTTTTGATTTACGAAACACTCGAGGTCATAAAATGGTCACTCTGATTAGTGCTATGATAAAAATATGACATTGAGCATGGTAAAGCATTCAAAACACTatgtacttgaaaatatttacatggtatatatatcatatttttagttatttttgtttACCACTTGGGTACCCAAATCCAGTGCACATAGATTTCAGTTGCTTGATGTTGGAACCCACAACCAGTAGTTACTGCCACTGTTTGTACAAACACTGCATATCATGCGTTACCGACTGTTTTATAGGTATGTTCTTGATCATAAATATTGCTTGATAAGTGTTCTCTGGATGAATTGTGACATTACGAcatgtacagtcaaacctcattgatacaaacctgaagggattATAATTGTGTCATTATTCAATAACAAGATTACGtaatttaatcacaatttttatatagATTCTAAATAAAATTccaatgtagttaaaaaaaaaaaattcttatttagtTCACGTATAACATCTAAAAAATAGAATTTGTTCCAAGGAAAACTGCATACTATTTTGTACAgtacctaatgttttttttcagtgattgtaaaattattattattaggatGGCTACATCTATGGctcgaaaaaatttttttattgaattacttttGAAAGAATATATTATAATTACTAGCTTTTTTCCTCCAACCTACACTAAACTGAAGCAATGGCatcataattattttagttgaaacttcatgttgtttctttacattattctggaatattttttttaaccttccagTACTAAATGTACGTAATTGCTTATCCTTGGAACAAATTAATGATGTGTGCATGGAGTctacgcgcgacagaagtgaatcttcttgcttattatattacaACATTaaggttgggaaaaaaaaattctctttggcttaggtcacagataaaaaaaaaaatgcaagtatgcgagtggtAAATTATGCCATTGCGGAAGTAGGGCCTATGCAAGTGTGAAAGCGTGCAAGTAcgtatgctgcatcatttctaccgcTCACCTGCTGtctcctcctctcccggttcccccaccacctaTCCAACTGTTCCCCTCATGCAATGGGAATTTTCCTAATGCTCCGAAATTGTAactccctcagcaaagaagtttcattgcaaaaacttttcattacATTACAGCCATAATGTTGTATCAAACAATCTTAGATGCtatttttgtttacaattgttattatggtaatcttatatgtcctcatatatttgatgttactggcatttAAATTCCTTcatttaatagccgtaacccacctcTTTTGTGCACTCTCTTAAATACAAATGATAATATATAGACttgttaataatttcaatatgtatgttaatcacttacaacctaccacagagaaaaatttgttaaaaaatatattttttcgacATCCAAAGATGAATTATCTTAATGGTACTTACCTTAGTTACATGCagtatttcaattttatataattgtaatttttaattaatctaaaatttttatatatacctgtATATGTTAATTTAACCATGTTACTCTCATGAAACTTTTTGTTAGTTTaagtataattattagaattcaAGCATTCATATGGATATTTCTATGTTATattgtcttgtctttgttttgtCCTACTATTTTTGTGTTGTTATAATTgttttgttctgttactgtatttgttttgtacttgtccTACATGTTGTGCctaccgttggagccttgtgctgttggtgtggcatgttacaaatataaataaataaaaataaataaacaaattacctAGCAGTATAACTGCTGTGTGATCGCTAGGGACAGTAATGAGGCGTCGCCGTGGTGTGTGAGGGTCGGAGCCGGAGCCAGTCGTGTGGTGGCCGCAGGTGGAGGTGAGACTGCGCGACAAGGACCTGCAGGTGGAGACGAAGCGGGCGAGCGGGGCCGGGGGCCAGCACGTCAACACCACGGACAGCGCCGTCAGGGTCACCCACCTGCCCACAGGCAAGCAGGCCCGCGCTCCCCGCTCCCTGTTCCCCGTTCCTCTCGTCCTCACTTGTTAACCTGTGGTGGCTGACCCCAGCCAGCTGCTGTGGATCGCTCAGCTTCAGTAGTGAATCAATCCTCCGAGCAGTGTGTTTCTGTTCGGTAACTAGAGTGGTGACCATACCATtcaattatcataataaaaaaaaagatctctCATTTTATACCACCATAAAGTCATCGGTAAAAGCCTATAGAGATACATTGCAAGAAAATGTACAAAGATTTTGGTattgtctttgaaagatttgtgcaatgggagtgcatgacttgatgtaagtttttggacatacgccattttagcaatggcgtatgtccaaaaacttacatcaagtcaaagattttggttttttaacattgcatttttttttaaaagttgcatCAATATATGTTCtagtagtattgtttaatgtacaCATTTGAAGTGTCTTACCACAAATTTTATTGTTGAAGCAGTTTATCAATGTAATTATGCTTGATATGTACTTATAATTACGTGTGTTTTGATTTTTAACGATAAAGATGAAATCCATTATTTTTGATGatgaaattttcttttttataacaccataaaattttGGCTCTATGTATAAGCGAGCCACTTTCTGCCTCGTGTGTTCCCTCAGTATGAGCGCAGTCAGTGGAGAGAGCAAGGGTCGGGGTGCTACTGGCCGGTTGCAGGGCTGGTGGTGGACTGCCAGGTGGACCGGTCGCAGATCAAGAACAGGGAGATGGCCCTGCGCACGCTGCGAGCACGGCTGTACCAGCGCGAGACGGACCGCCAGCTGGCCGAGACTGCGGCCGCGAGGAAGCTGCAGGTGGGCCCTGGCAGACACCACCCGGGAGCGTCGTCCTGGACGTGAAttgtagtttgtttgtttgatgaAGTAGACTAACTAAGTATAACTTACTAACAAATAACAATCATTTGTTAATTATTAATGGAGAAGATTTAGTAATGTATAATAAGAGCAATTGAGAGCAATGTCAGTGGAAAGGctaataatgttattttatttgtcattatCATTATCAAGCATACAGAGCCCAGGCTGTTCCTCCAAGGCCAAACTTCGCAGAATATTAAGTGGCTGGAAGAGCTTCAATCACATTACTGTTTCCCGCAGTCCACAGGTATTCAAAGTTATTATCTGAGTGGACACTTACCACGAGCCCCGTGTCACCCGAAGAGGTGCCTTACAATAACATCACTACATCAGTATGTGCGCAGGTACCACTTACCTTCCTAACAACAAAGGTGCGTTCAGGgtggtaaccccccccccctccctcctcccccaaaGACTGCCCGGTGACAGTTTTACTGCGTAAATGAATGGACTGGGTGGAAAGTACGAAGAAAATATTTGAGTGGTAGAGTCCATCTAATGCACACACGCGGCATTAGCCACATGAAAATCCTCCTTTTCCTGACTGTCATCTGCATGCTTTAGGTCGGCTCCAGTCTGCGTTCGGAGAAGATACGCACCTACAACTTCAACCAGGACCGTGTGACAGACCACCGCCTGGGCAGCACGCTGCACAATCTGCGAGGGTTCTTGTCGGGGGCGGAGGCCCTGGACTGCCTCATCCGGGACCTAGACGATGCAGAGAAGGCTAGCCGGCTGCAGCAGATCTTAGAACAATAGACTCTCAGTGCATTACAGGAGCAAGTTCATGAATAAGACGAAGACTTGGAGAGGCTTCATAGAAGTagcgtttttaacagttttataaCTGTTTGTTCATCACTAAGTATCCATtaagttcaaaataaatataattttcactatagaaaaaaaacattatgaacaATAGTTTATAGCTATGACTGATCAGACTTTTAGTCTCCAGTGTAAGTTATCTTTATCTGTGTTGACAGaagttaataaagtttttatatgaTCCTGttagtattatttattatttttccagTTTAATAAGGCCAGCTCAAATTTCCATTGTCTTAATGAAAAATCACTCATTAGTaattgtaataattaataatgagTATTTTCTTTGGCTGTAAGGTTGTGGCTGCAAGTAGCAGCGCCAACGATCAGCGTGCTATTCACCAACCAGGCATTGAAGGATTGATTCCCTTGAACAGCTGTCCTATCCCGACTCATTTGTAGTATCTGTCACACACAGTATTGAGTTTCTTTTTGTAAGGAAAAGTttttgatattttgcaaatttttctcCATCCTGCCACATGGTTCCTGCTTACAGCACTGGCCGACACCAGACCCCAGAGATTCTCCAGCCAGCAAGAGTCACTGCGTATGTTGTTGAGCCAGATTTACATGTGTGAGTTAAAAAGTTTATAAGGTTGGCTGCACCCACTCCACATCACTGGAACTAATTTTGAGTTTTCACCACCAGTGTAGCATGCAACGTGTTGTATCCTTTCAAGGGTTTTCGTATTCTGTCCGCGCACTATTTATACATGTCTAACCAGTGCCTTGTGTCAAGTAAAAGTGCCGTTATCCTCAATACGTTCTACCATTATTTACTGTTCTCCTTGAAATAATTCTAGGTAGGCTACAGTGCACTATGCTGAGCACAACAGTATATTAGTAAGGCAACAGTGTAGTCGTAGCTACCAAGCTTAGTGGGCCACACTGGGGCTGATCCACCCCACAGCACAAGGGCATGGCCAGCCGATGGTCtagggggggcaagttgtgggaaaagtatgtatttttttgcatttagctacattattttatatctctaaggctctaggggggggggggggaactgccccccccccttacaaTCCCTGGCGACTCCCTTGCCACAGCAGTGGTTAATTTgcagactagcctggcgccctctcagacaaaaaaattttaactcttCCCAGCAACCACTAATTAAAGATGTGTACTTAAAATTGACATTTCTTCGATGATAAAAATGAATGATGAACATTGCCATGTAAGTATACCAGTGCAAGTCGAAGCCGCCGTAAAAAATAATGAATGCTCATTTGATGTCGTTGAAAAATATGATGATTCTTCTTTTAAGGTAGTTGGAAACAAGGATCCTTTATCGTATAAGGTAGTTGTTGAAAAAAATGTATCTTCATATGACGTCAAAATGGGAAAAGATGATGCAGCTTCATATATAATAGCTGATGTTAAACCGGTGAGTacattaatttgaattattttggtaACTTTCGTCTATTTGTAGGAAAAAATAGCTAATTTTGTAACTCAAGGCTTATTGGAACTTCTTGAGATAAGTTGATAGGTGTAGGATCATGATGCTTACAAGAGAAGGTCTGTAGGTGGAAGTCGAATGATTGCATAttcttgcaattgggctttcgcCTAGTGGCAATAAATCGATCCCCCTCCTACTTTTTTGTTGCAAATCCTGAAGGCTCCTCAAGTCCCCTCCTCTCACAACCTGCATCCCCCCCTTCCGACGTCCATTCCACTCCCACCCCATCCTCACCAGGTAACACTTACCTCCGTTATTCTGTTCGTCACCACTTCCTTTTTCCACtgggtgggaactccttgccaccgggcggatgcccaattgcaagtgaaatatatattaaatatatattattattaatcatCCCTCATGATCCCTCTTCCTTCCATATCCCCCTCTGTTGAACCAATCTCTCAGATTTTCCCAGACCCCTCCCTTTTAACCACCTAAAACAGTTTCACCATTCTTTCTACTTTCCTTCTCGGTAATTATCGGTCGTAATGGctttttagaatggaaagaaaagaaaattggaATACATGGTTTTCTCAAACTAAACACTTTCCTAAATTTACCCTAAAAGggtggtttcttaattcctactagattgagaaaaataatagtttttagcTTATACTACTATATCAGCAATGGACGTCGCAGCTTTGGGgaacaaaaagtaaataaaaatggaaatagTGTTTTTCAAGTACTAGAGACGTCCCTAAATGTACCCAGAAAACATGGTTTAatatagcttacattacaatacctgtgttttcacactgccaccgccattcattgtttacccgccaTTGTGTATCTGTTTATcacaactgtagccaactatggagaatGAAAAATAGTATAATTATTTCGTTTCATATtttgaagtttatccctggatcctgaaggcttgatttTGATGGTTTGATCCTGTGGTGTATGAAGcttttgctgttttaattcagtatatCAGAAGAtcctttacataaaaaaatattgtcatataataatgaattgTGAAATAGTcgaataaaaaggattttttcCCTACCTACAGTTGTAAATATTTCTTACTTCTCAATTTCTTTTATGTGCAGGAACTTCCAACATACTGCACtataacagcaagcatcatgtaccacaggatcatgccaacgggatcaagccttcaggatccaggatAAGCTTGGATCCATGAAAAAGCAGTTTTACCAGTGTATCTTGTATAAGGACAGTTTTATAGTTCTGCAACTATGACCTAAGATAGCATACATCATTTAAATTTAATCTCTAAGTTTATTTTTGCTCTTTGTTTCAGGCATTTGTGTTAATGCAGAAGCCACACATGGTAGATTTAAGTGGGATCACCAAACCGATGATGAAAATCTCACCAGAATATTTCAGTTCGATGTGCGTGGGGGCAGTCCCAGTACAAACATTAGGTGCAGTAGAAAGTATAACAAACGATAGGAGAGAGCGTGGCGGTGAAGCAAGATCAGTTCTGTTCGGGGAGCAGTGTTCGGAAACGAGTCACAGCACGCCGCAGTCGGAGCGGGAGGACAGCGTGTTCCACAAGGTACCGAGGTCGTATGCCAAGGGGCGGCGAAGGGTGGGGAAGGAGAAGCCCAAGTACTCGTGCGAGGTGTGCTTGAAGACGTTCACGCAGCTGGGAAACCTGTGCATCCACCAGCGCATCCACTCGGGCGACCGCCCCTTCCGCTGCACCTTCTGCCCCAAGACGTTCACGCAGCTGTGCAACATGTGGAAGCACGTTCGCACGCACACGGGCGAGAAGCCATACTCGTGCCTCGTCCACCGAGGGTGAGTATTCAGTGAGGTGCTGCTTGCAGGATTGCTGAGTAGCAACTGCTCACTCAAGTGATGTTTGGTTTTGGAATCACTGGACAATGTAGAGTGTTATTTCGTATTTTGATTAGTTTATATAATGCAGCTAAAACCACAATGATAACGTTTACGCTATCTTCTTCTTGAGAATTGTATCAGTTGAGTGTTTTTGTTACCtaccatttgaattaatgttTTGATGTGATTGGCATGTTGCATTCAAGTTAGAGGTTGAGTGCTCTCTAATTAAAGATAAGAATTTCTTTTAAGATATATAAGAACAGTTACAGCAAAATAAATTGGTGAAATTAAACTGCTGTTTGGTAAAATCATACTGTAGTGAGCTAAAGGAGCACAGCTTTGACTTTGAGTGAGTTTGTAggtttttccttatttttttctttttaaatatggCTTCAGAAACTGCATATGTATTGAGTATGTAACTACTTTATCGAATTTGTTTGAGAATGATGTGGTTGTCATGTCAGTACATTGACCTGTTTCAATAAAGTATTGGTTCATTTGTAACCTTCAACTTTATGCATAACTTTCTTTTTTATGGAAGCTCAGGTTTACAGCTGTGATAAAGCACATGTTAACTAAAACCACTTTGTTACCAATAAAGTTTGTGTTATGTATTGATTATGTCTTCttgatttttggaaaaaaaaaaaaaaatgctatgctGCAACTAATTTTAGCTGGTACAatatattattagttttaaagGTATGGTCAAATATTTTATCTGAGTTGTTTTCAAAAATGgaaagaatttttatttcatatcaaATATACTtctttattttacagtatttaaataaggtttatatcTGTAAATTAATCAAGagaaaaatctttttttcaaATGTATCAATCATATTTGCTACCGCAATGGGGGTTGaagttataacggttcgttatatacaaaaataaacagatgtttcgccaattttagtttttgttttattttttcacaatagAATGCAccgacgattccaaacacttcaaaaagaggttgctcactcattccacatacatatGCCTGTCGAAAAATGCTCGTAGTTCGCTTGATGagaattaaccaaaaaaaaatagcgtagcttaagtccttcagtaatgtttttactagtacacgaagatggtgccacctcaaacagggccgcacccagcgaaaacgaatttcgctaCGAGCCGAATGCCGACGAAGGTAGGCGCAATTTCTAATTATtgtccgaaagaaaataaaacaaattaggttgacttaatattcggcctggctctgaccaccaacgtgaaattatccattagtaaattacattataatttagcgagaagccaccgaacgcgacctactggggcagtgatcgacagacgactggtgatttcatgaactcgtctcctccacgcagggagtagacgtcacatgacctcaccgaccaatcacacgcactcttcattcaagcttacagatacaagccaatcacagaacaagttacaatacatgaaaaaactttgtacatacagaactctgggcttcccctgatcagtctcttttcaatttcacatcgaaatcggggacttccattctcgttctctctcccacaccgtgagagagcagttatcactcagttcccatgcagggggggaattaccgtctttatctcggttggcgaggaagcactgttcctttctcacttacacttacaggcctctcatgcctctctttctaaccatcacaccagacacagtcccttgttctagaatcatcCAACACGTCAATTAAAATAAAGAACAGCCATCATAATAagattactttacaaaattaaaatcatttagaaataacctgaaaaagtaggcctaaatagttaaaaatctagaacagcggctcatttgtgaatatttacataaaaaatagtactgattgaaaatgtctaataaaataataaataccttcttaaaaacatagcaagtgaaaaatatcaaccctaaaatatataacaaactgtaaaatatcattagaaagactttttaagaaatatttacattcatgaaaatagtttaaaagaaaaattatttaattaggaggg
This genomic window from Bacillus rossius redtenbacheri isolate Brsri chromosome 6, Brsri_v3, whole genome shotgun sequence contains:
- the LOC134533378 gene encoding peptide chain release factor 1-like, mitochondrial; amino-acid sequence: MRRDLRYKLETCNIKIRGSEDKELASLAEEERAGYVERIRDLEAQLRHALVPEAPGGDCSEVVVEVSAGVGGQEAMLFAHELFHMYRCYADHKGWQAQVAELEQSDLGGLRHASLLVCGDQAYQHLRHEAGVHRVQRVPATEKSGRVHTSTVTVATLPQPAEVEVRLRDKDLQVETKRASGAGGQHVNTTDSAVRVTHLPTGLVVDCQVDRSQIKNREMALRTLRARLYQRETDRQLAETAAARKLQVGSSLRSEKIRTYNFNQDRVTDHRLGSTLHNLRGFLSGAEALDCLIRDLDDAEKASRLQQILEQ